A region of Actinobacillus porcitonsillarum DNA encodes the following proteins:
- a CDS encoding SirB1 family protein: MDNIIKELLDVIDKPDSLMEDRELQKYLFNEMSRLSCIVDDQIPPRSVSAKMAALVRKAKQAVTAEDEMIRLTQLLNWFYQEMHFSCHYAEYFNTENLLLHKVMESRRGMPISLAALFLYLSASLALSVYPVNFPTQLMLRAEIQTATGRRETHFINPWNGDFLTLAQLEKWLVGEAGIGAEITPDLIRRAESMELLERVETLFKMSLTKEKKYEEALRMIEFRLIFSPEDPYEIRDRGMILASMDCYQAAYEDLSYFIDQCPDDPSAVMLKVEMQGLEQKSKEMRVH; encoded by the coding sequence ATGGACAATATAATTAAAGAACTTTTAGATGTGATAGATAAACCAGATAGCCTGATGGAAGATCGTGAGTTACAAAAATATCTCTTTAATGAAATGTCGAGATTAAGCTGTATTGTTGATGATCAAATTCCACCGCGAAGTGTGAGTGCTAAAATGGCGGCATTAGTCCGAAAAGCAAAACAAGCGGTAACGGCAGAAGATGAGATGATTCGCCTTACCCAATTGCTAAATTGGTTTTATCAAGAGATGCATTTTTCATGCCATTATGCAGAGTACTTTAATACGGAAAATTTATTGCTCCATAAAGTGATGGAAAGCAGACGAGGTATGCCGATTTCGTTAGCTGCATTATTTTTATATTTATCAGCATCGTTAGCATTGTCTGTTTATCCGGTTAATTTCCCGACTCAGCTGATGCTACGAGCTGAAATTCAGACCGCAACAGGGCGTAGAGAAACCCATTTTATCAACCCTTGGAATGGCGATTTTTTAACATTAGCTCAGTTGGAAAAATGGCTTGTGGGTGAAGCCGGTATTGGGGCGGAGATTACGCCTGATCTTATTCGCCGAGCGGAATCGATGGAATTACTTGAAAGAGTTGAAACGCTCTTTAAGATGTCGCTGACCAAAGAGAAAAAATATGAAGAAGCTTTACGAATGATCGAGTTTCGTCTCATTTTCTCACCGGAAGATCCCTATGAAATTCGAGATCGAGGCATGATTCTGGCGAGTATGGATTGCTACCAAGCGGCTTATGAGGATTTAAGTTATTTTATTGACCAATGCCCGGATGACCCTTCAGCCGTAATGCTTAAAGTCGAAATGCAAGGCTTGGAACAAAAAAGTAAAGAAATGCGCGTGCATTGA
- the kdsA gene encoding 3-deoxy-8-phosphooctulonate synthase produces the protein MTNKVVTLGHIEIANNKPFVLFGGMNVLESRDMAMQVCEKYVEVTQKLGVPYVFKASFDKANRSSIHSYRGPGMEEGLKIFQELKETFGVKIITDVHEIHQCQPVADVVDIIQLPAFLARQTDLVEAMARTGAVINVKKPQFLSPGQMGNIVEKIEECGNDKVILCDRGTNFGYDNLVVDMLGFNVMKKVSKGCPVIFDVTHSLQCRDPFGAASGGRRDQVTELARAGMAIGLAGLFLEAHPDPNNAKCDGPSALPLSKLEAFVSQMKAIDDLVKSFEEIDTSK, from the coding sequence ATGACAAATAAAGTTGTAACACTTGGTCATATTGAAATTGCAAACAATAAACCGTTTGTGTTATTTGGTGGCATGAATGTGCTTGAAAGCCGTGATATGGCAATGCAAGTCTGTGAAAAATATGTTGAAGTTACGCAAAAATTGGGCGTGCCTTATGTTTTTAAAGCATCATTCGATAAAGCGAACCGCTCATCTATCCACTCTTATCGTGGGCCGGGTATGGAAGAAGGTTTAAAAATTTTCCAAGAACTGAAAGAGACTTTCGGTGTAAAAATTATTACCGATGTGCATGAAATTCATCAGTGCCAACCTGTTGCCGATGTGGTTGATATTATCCAGCTACCGGCATTCCTTGCTCGTCAAACGGATTTAGTTGAAGCGATGGCTCGTACAGGTGCGGTCATCAACGTGAAAAAACCACAATTTTTAAGCCCGGGGCAAATGGGAAATATCGTTGAAAAAATCGAAGAGTGCGGTAACGATAAAGTGATTTTATGCGATCGTGGCACAAACTTTGGTTACGATAACTTAGTTGTAGATATGCTTGGTTTTAACGTCATGAAAAAAGTGTCAAAAGGTTGCCCTGTGATCTTTGATGTTACCCACTCATTACAATGCCGTGACCCATTTGGTGCAGCATCAGGTGGTCGCCGTGATCAAGTCACCGAACTTGCTCGTGCAGGTATGGCAATTGGCTTAGCCGGTTTATTCCTAGAAGCGCACCCGGATCCAAACAATGCGAAATGCGATGGTCCGTCAGCATTGCCACTTTCTAAGTTAGAAGCCTTTGTTTCACAAATGAAAGCAATTGATGATTTAGTAAAATCGTTCGAAGAAATTGATACCTCAAAATAA
- the asd gene encoding aspartate-semialdehyde dehydrogenase, which produces MQNVGFIGWRGMVGSVLMDRMVQENDFSNINPVFFTTSQAGQKAPVFAGKDAGTLKDAFDIEALKQLDIIVTCQGGDYTNEVYPKLKATGWNGYWIDAASALRMEKDAIIVLDPVNQHVIDEGLKNGIKTFVGGNCTVSLMLMAIGGLFEKDLVEWISVATYQAASGAGAKNMRELLSQMGELEDAVKAELADPASSILEIERKVTAKMRAEDFPTANFGAPLGGSLIPWIDKLLPETGQTKEEWKGYAETNKILGLSENPIPVDGLCVRIGALRCHSQAFTIKLKKDIPLAEIEQIIASHNEWVKVIPNDKETTLRELTPAKVTGTLSVPVGRLRKLAMGPEYLAAFTVGDQLLWGAAEPVRRILVQLTK; this is translated from the coding sequence ATGCAGAATGTTGGTTTTATCGGTTGGCGTGGTATGGTTGGTTCCGTACTGATGGATCGTATGGTTCAAGAAAACGACTTTTCAAACATTAACCCAGTCTTTTTTACCACTTCACAAGCGGGTCAAAAAGCCCCCGTTTTTGCAGGTAAAGATGCCGGTACTTTAAAAGATGCTTTTGATATTGAAGCATTAAAACAACTGGACATTATCGTAACCTGTCAAGGTGGCGATTATACTAATGAAGTGTATCCAAAGTTAAAAGCAACAGGTTGGAACGGTTATTGGATTGATGCAGCATCTGCATTACGTATGGAAAAAGATGCAATTATCGTTTTAGACCCAGTAAACCAACACGTGATCGATGAAGGTTTAAAAAACGGCATTAAAACGTTCGTTGGCGGTAACTGTACCGTAAGTTTAATGTTAATGGCAATCGGTGGTCTTTTCGAGAAAGATTTAGTGGAATGGATTTCTGTTGCGACTTACCAAGCAGCTTCAGGTGCGGGCGCAAAAAATATGCGTGAACTACTTTCACAAATGGGCGAATTAGAAGATGCCGTGAAAGCAGAACTTGCTGATCCGGCTTCTTCAATCTTAGAAATTGAACGCAAAGTAACAGCGAAAATGCGTGCAGAAGACTTCCCAACAGCAAACTTTGGCGCACCACTTGGCGGCAGCTTAATTCCTTGGATTGATAAATTATTACCGGAAACAGGACAAACCAAAGAAGAGTGGAAAGGTTATGCTGAGACCAACAAAATTTTAGGTTTAAGCGAAAACCCAATTCCTGTGGATGGTTTATGTGTGCGTATCGGTGCATTACGTTGCCACAGCCAAGCGTTCACGATTAAACTCAAAAAAGATATTCCATTAGCGGAAATTGAACAAATCATTGCAAGCCACAATGAATGGGTAAAAGTGATTCCAAACGACAAAGAAACCACATTACGTGAATTAACCCCAGCGAAAGTCACTGGCACCTTAAGCGTACCGGTTGGTCGTTTACGTAAATTAGCAATGGGACCAGAGTATTTGGCAGCCTTTACCGTAGGCGACCAATTATTATGGGGCGCAGCAGAGCCTGTACGCCGTATTTTGGTTCAATTAACGAAGTAA
- a CDS encoding site-specific recombinase, with product MTKERTLSQHEILIFIEEKLTQNDIFALLNGFCYWVRHNNQRTEQLYFLIKTLKQNKALTQQLSSQLCRWLCNTRLYPLLISNGILSRDGFGREFRTRLYEKLNPAVRDVKDLRDIFFLLFNDKNDSNWLNNIPLHYWGNLLKLLSRYATVQEREWVKHHLRAEGLFAIKMLAIWIAAEEMEPELMRLDPSLIDADSPFVALQREVSLWIEARRKNQPFDEAHLQVMFTQSKELIERLKKKGAAMGSSLNVAYLLERLEQTLDRLAMLMDVFASNRFLPRRILLLTGNLAIASADQHSVSKLWKQSVSMLAKSITQNTSDHGEHYITRSKSEYWAMFSSAAGAGVLIAFMALFKIYLGEIIEDKVWKGIAEGLNYGIGFTLIFMLHFTVATKQPAMTAARFADFVGKNPQGRAVNMKLAQLLVDVFRSQSIAVIGNVFVAMTVASLIALGYQAYSQAPLLTTEQINYQLHSIDPLGGTLWFAAIAGVWLFCSGLISGYFDNRANYLNTRMRLQNHPLLRKILPENYRLRLAEYMHQNFGSIMGNLGFGMLLGLTSVVGYLLNLPLDIRHIAFSSANVGYAVISGELPLSLFLQSLSFVLLIGVVNLVVSFSLTLSLALRSLGAEIDSWRNIVKCVWQIVKQKPLSLILPV from the coding sequence TTGACGAAAGAAAGAACATTATCACAACACGAAATCCTCATATTTATCGAAGAAAAACTCACACAAAATGATATCTTTGCTCTTCTCAATGGCTTTTGTTATTGGGTAAGACACAATAATCAACGTACAGAACAACTCTATTTTTTAATTAAAACCTTAAAGCAGAATAAAGCGCTTACTCAGCAACTTTCATCACAGTTATGTCGCTGGTTATGTAATACACGTTTATATCCCCTCTTGATCAGCAATGGTATTTTAAGTCGAGATGGGTTTGGGCGAGAATTTCGTACACGTTTGTACGAAAAACTTAATCCTGCTGTGCGAGATGTGAAAGATTTGCGCGATATTTTCTTTCTTCTCTTTAACGACAAAAATGACTCAAACTGGTTGAATAATATTCCGCTTCATTATTGGGGTAATTTACTTAAATTATTAAGCCGCTATGCAACGGTTCAAGAACGTGAATGGGTTAAGCATCATTTGCGTGCCGAAGGTTTGTTTGCGATCAAAATGCTGGCTATTTGGATTGCCGCAGAGGAAATGGAGCCTGAACTCATGCGGCTCGACCCAAGTTTGATTGATGCTGATAGCCCTTTTGTTGCCTTACAACGTGAAGTTAGCTTATGGATAGAGGCACGACGAAAAAATCAACCTTTTGATGAAGCGCATCTACAAGTCATGTTTACACAGAGTAAAGAATTGATTGAGCGCTTAAAAAAGAAAGGCGCTGCAATGGGTTCTTCTCTCAATGTTGCTTATTTATTGGAGCGATTAGAACAAACACTAGATCGCCTCGCTATGTTAATGGACGTTTTTGCTTCTAATCGATTCCTACCTCGAAGAATCCTCTTACTCACAGGGAATCTGGCTATCGCTTCAGCGGATCAACATAGCGTATCCAAGCTTTGGAAACAAAGTGTTAGTATGCTAGCAAAAAGCATTACACAAAATACAAGCGATCATGGTGAGCACTATATTACACGCTCTAAAAGCGAATACTGGGCGATGTTTTCTTCTGCTGCTGGGGCTGGTGTACTGATTGCTTTTATGGCGCTTTTTAAAATTTATCTAGGTGAAATTATTGAAGATAAAGTCTGGAAAGGTATTGCTGAGGGTTTAAATTACGGCATTGGTTTTACCCTCATTTTTATGTTGCATTTTACCGTTGCCACCAAACAACCTGCGATGACGGCTGCCCGTTTTGCTGACTTTGTTGGGAAAAATCCTCAAGGTCGAGCGGTTAATATGAAACTAGCTCAACTCTTAGTTGATGTATTTCGTTCTCAAAGTATTGCAGTAATCGGAAATGTGTTTGTGGCAATGACAGTAGCTTCATTAATCGCTCTAGGTTATCAAGCCTACTCCCAAGCCCCTTTATTGACGACCGAACAAATTAACTACCAACTTCATAGTATTGATCCATTGGGTGGAACCCTTTGGTTTGCCGCAATTGCTGGAGTATGGTTATTCTGTTCAGGGCTTATTTCAGGCTATTTTGACAACCGAGCAAATTATTTGAATACTCGTATGCGATTACAAAATCATCCATTATTACGCAAAATATTACCTGAAAATTACCGCTTGCGTCTGGCAGAATATATGCACCAAAATTTTGGTTCAATTATGGGAAATCTCGGTTTTGGTATGCTATTAGGTTTGACAAGTGTCGTTGGCTATCTACTAAATTTACCGCTAGATATCCGCCATATTGCCTTTTCGTCAGCTAATGTCGGTTATGCAGTAATAAGCGGAGAGTTGCCTCTTAGCTTATTTTTACAAAGTCTTAGCTTCGTTTTACTTATTGGAGTCGTCAATTTAGTGGTAAGTTTCTCACTTACCCTCTCTTTAGCATTGCGTTCTCTTGGAGCGGAAATAGACAGCTGGAGAAACATTGTAAAATGTGTATGGCAAATCGTTAAACAAAAACCATTGAGTTTGATTTTGCCGGTTTAA
- the nudB gene encoding dihydroneopterin triphosphate diphosphatase has translation MNYKNPYSVLVVIYAKNTGRVLMLQRNDDPYFWQSVTGSIEVGEEPYHTALREVLEETGIDIIEQNLSLYDCNYRVKFEIFPQFRYKYAPEITYNTEHWFLLGVPDEIEPVLTEHLAYQWLSVSEAVALTKSPNNAEAIAKYLAE, from the coding sequence ATGAACTATAAAAATCCTTATTCTGTACTCGTTGTTATTTATGCAAAAAATACAGGGCGTGTGTTGATGCTTCAACGAAATGATGATCCATATTTTTGGCAATCAGTAACAGGGTCAATTGAAGTTGGGGAAGAACCTTATCACACGGCATTACGAGAAGTGTTAGAAGAGACGGGAATTGATATTATTGAGCAAAATTTATCCCTTTATGATTGCAATTATCGTGTGAAGTTTGAGATTTTTCCACAATTTCGCTATAAATATGCCCCTGAAATTACGTATAATACGGAACATTGGTTTTTATTAGGGGTGCCTGATGAGATCGAGCCCGTATTGACGGAGCATTTAGCATATCAATGGCTTTCGGTAAGTGAGGCGGTAGCATTAACGAAGTCGCCAAATAAT